Proteins from one Acropora muricata isolate sample 2 chromosome 9, ASM3666990v1, whole genome shotgun sequence genomic window:
- the LOC136929901 gene encoding uncharacterized protein, protein FYELLKDLDLVTSVPPWYSQNTPKPLYENEKGKALWDVPLYAEYAEVRNNRIDCTVIDKEKKKVVLLEMSCPWVSNRETKCAEKTSKYAPLRYELRRRYPGYKIEQHNIIIDVLGGSSRSVKESLRQLVGSGRCNSVLRNMQKAVISSSLNIARTFKVLSD, encoded by the coding sequence TTCTACGAGCTTCTGAAAGACCTAGACCTAGTGACATCTGtaccaccgtggtattctcagAATACGCCGAAGCCGCTCTACGAGAACGAGAAAGGAAAGGCACTCTGGGACGTACCACTGTATGCAGAATACGCGGAGGTGAGAAACAACAGGATAGACTGTACTGTTATAgacaaggagaagaagaaagtggtGCTACTCGAAATGAGCTGTCCATGGGTTAGTAACAGAGAGACCAAGTGTGCAGAGAAGACGAGTAAGTACGCTCCGCTGCGGTACGAACTAAGAAGGAGATACCCGGGGTACAAGATTGAGCAGCATAATATCATAATAGACGTGCTAGGAGGGAGCTCGCGAAGTGTCAAGGAAAGCTTACGCCAATTGGTTGGAAGTGGCCGATGTAATTCAGTGCTCAGGAACATGCAGAAAGCTGTGATCTCTAGCTCCCTTAACATTGCCAGGACCTTCAAGGTCCTGTCGGACTAA